In a genomic window of Muntiacus reevesi chromosome 1, mMunRee1.1, whole genome shotgun sequence:
- the LOC136157378 gene encoding olfactory receptor 2M3-like: MDIWNHTSLSDFILLGLFSYSPYNFFLFSLVLLASATALAGNILFLLLTQADRRLHTPMYFFLSQLSIMDLTIMGTVLPKMAANFLSGSKFISRGGCATQVFLVVMVGGAECFLLAVMAYDRYVAVCHPLQYPVLMNWKACCLMALASWMGGVADSVIDVGMVFSFPYCGSLRVDHFFCEVPAVLRLSCADTSLFEDLIYACCVIMLLLPLGVIVASYARILMTVINMTSTEGKQKALATCSSHLAVVGLYYGGAIFSYMQRASARSPAGDRATSIFYTILTPMLNPLIYSLRNKEVMRALKKMWKMQGR, encoded by the coding sequence ATGGACATCTGGAACCACACCTCACTATCAGACTTTATCCTTTTGGGTCTGTTCAGCTACTCACCATATAACTTTTTCCTATTTTCCCTTGTCCTTCTGGCCTCTGCTACAGCCCTGGCGGGCAAcatcctcttcctcctgctcACCCAGGCTGACAGGCGCCTGCACACGCCTATGTACTTTTTTCTCAGCCAGCTCTCCATCATGGACCTGACCATAATGGGCACAGTGCTGCCCAAGATGGCAGCCAACTTCCTCTCGGGGAGTAAGTTCATCTCTCGGGGTGGCTGTGCCACTCAGGTCTTCTTAGTGGTCATGGTAGGAGGAGCCGAGTGCTTCCTCCTGGCAGTCATGGCCTATGACAGGTATGTGGCTGTTTGTCACCCGCTGCAGTACCCTGTGCTCATGAACTGGAAGGCCTGCTGCCTGATGGCCTTGGCATCCTGGATGGGTGGAGTGGCTGACAGTGTGATTGATGTAGGGATGGTCTTCAGCTTCCCCTACTGTGGCTCTCTCCGGGTAGACCACTTCTTCTGTGAGGTGCCCGCTGTGCTGCGCCTCTCTTGTGCAGACACATCCCTCTTTGAGGACCTCATCTATGCTTGCTGCGTGATCATGCTGCTGCTTCCCCTGGGGGTCATTGTGGCTTCCTATGCCCGGATCCTCATGACTGTAATTAACATGACTTCCACTGAGGGGAAACAGAAGGCTCTGGCCACTTGCTCCTCCCacctggctgtggtgggtctttacTATGGGGGAGCCATATTTAGCTACATGCAGAGAGCCTCTGCTAGGTCACCAGCGGGAGACCGAGCCACCTCCATCTTCTACACCATCCTCACCCCAATGCTCAACCCACTCATttacagcctgaggaacaaggAGGTAATGAGGGCCTTGAAGAAGATGTGGAAGATGCAGGGGAGATAG